One Tenrec ecaudatus isolate mTenEca1 chromosome 12, mTenEca1.hap1, whole genome shotgun sequence DNA segment encodes these proteins:
- the CACNA1H gene encoding voltage-dependent T-type calcium channel subunit alpha-1H isoform X3 translates to MLVILLNCVTLGMFRPCEDVQCHSERCRILEAFDDFIFAFFAVEMVIKMIALGLFGQKCYLGDTWNRLDFFIVMAGMMEYSLDGHNVSLSAIRTVRVLRPLRAINRVPSMRILVTLLLDTLPMLGNVLLLCFFVFFIFGIVGVQLWAGLLRNRCFLDSAFARNDNLSFLRPYYQPEEGEENPFICSSRRDNGMQKCSHIPSRRELRRECTLGWEAAGVTGRNGCINWNQYYNVCRSGGANPHNGAINFDNIGYAWIAIFQVITLEGWVDIMYYVMDAHSFYNFIYFILLIIVGSFFMINLCLVVIATQFSETKQRENQLMREQRARYMSNDSTLASFSEPGSCYEELLKYVGHVVRKARRRGLRLYTQWQSRWRKRADPDEALPGQGSGRRRGRAGRHMASIHHLIYHHHHHHHHHYHFSHSSPRRPADRDCRLVRASASAPPPMPGPGPPDAVHSVYHADCHVEGPQERMQTAHATATTTAAGLKLAAGLGAMNYPTILPSGASGKGSSSSPGLKGPLDRGLYGPSGLGLSSPHEKIQHLVGEHGLSRTPNRLSGLSVPCPLPSPRAGALACELKACPYCARALHDLRDPHDPQLSGSESGDSDSDGVYEFTQDVRHGDRRDPLQPTAPATETPGQGGGPRRQAHGRPAGERGGPGRLWGTFSGKLRHIVDSKYFNRGIMAAILVNTMSMGVEYHEQPDELTSALEISNVVFTSLFALEMLLKLLACGPLGYTRNPYNIFDGVIVVISVWEIVGQADGGLSVLRTFRLLRVLKLVRFMPALRRQLVVLMKTMDNVATFCMLLMLFIFIFSILGMHLFGCKFSLKTDTGDTVPDRKNFDSLLWAIVTVFQILTQEDWNVVLYNGMASTSSWAALYFVALMTFGNYVLFNLLVAILVEGFQAEGDANRSDTDEDKTSMQLEEDLDKLQELRAAEMKLYSLAVTPNGHLEGRGSLPPPVIMRTAATPMPTPKGSPHLDSAPGALESRRSSSGSVEPQLGDQKSPSSLRSSPCAHWGPNGTWSSRRSSWNSLGRAPSLKRRSQCGERESLLSGEGRGSTDDEAEDGRASTGASSPGARATPLRRAESLDHRSMLDLRPPRAVALLPAKSPDCNGQTVALPSEFFLHIDSHREDPAEFEDDMEDSCCFRLRALLGRHQPEWCRQRETWALYLFSTQNRFRIVCQKVIAHKLFDHVVLLFIFLNCITIALERPDIDPSSTERVFLSVSNYVFTAIFVSEMMAKVVALGLVSGEHAYLQSSWNVLDGLLVLVSLVDIVVALASAGGAKILGVLRVLRLLRTLRPLRVISRAPGLKLVVETLISSLRPIGNIVLICCAFFIIFGILGVQLFKGKFYYCDGVDTRNISTKAQCQAAHYRWVRRKYNFDNLGQALMSLFVLSSKDGWVNIMYDGLDAVGIDQQPVQNHNPWMLLYFISFLLIVSFFVLNMFVGVVVENFHKCRQHQEAEEARRREEKRLRRLERRRRSKAPPVAEAQRRPYYADYSPTRRTIHSLCTSHYLDLFITFIIGVNVITMSMEHYDQPKALDEALKYCNYVFTIVFVVEAVLKLVAFGFRRFFKDRWNQLDLAIVLLSIMGITLEEIEMNAALPINPTIIRIMRVLRIARVLKLLKMAVGMRALLDTVVQALPQVGNLGLLFMLLFFIYAALGVELFGRLDCSEDNPCEGLSRHATFTNFGMAFLTLFRVSTGDNWNGIMKDTLRECVREDKHCLSYLPVISPVYFVTFVLVAQFVLVNVVVAVLMKHLEESNKEAREDAELDAELDAEMARAPVPAVAPDATTPESPGAGPEALNLLVVRKVSVSRMLSLPNDSYMFRPVAPADPPTLQEVEMETYAGTASGTIPSPSSPPGEPRATLQIPTETLPLPTAAAPSPRRSLDTLRALSPRAAPRSPILNRLLCRQEAVRTDSLEGQIDGSPDSTPGARESGEKALARPTSLGAPPRTPPHSPRPASVRTRRHTFGQRCVASRPQAADESTDPADEEVRHITSAARPWQPEPSSPEASPSASSARGGLHGLCGIDSWSCRPGPGRPDGQRQPGAEPGGDGGRDEVPEAEPTLGARRKKKMSPPCISIDPPTEDEGASRPPAAEGSSTTLRRRTPSCEPSPGPATPYRDPLEPTEGLGPGVDPAGKGERWCQAQGRSEHLTVPNFAFESLGTGASSGDPFLDGGQGETTEPHASCLGVTVPPGPHNVAPPVPPGEPLEKGQGVLLTVPHSSPKKPGSPPGTPAPDSSVEDPV, encoded by the exons ATGCTGGTCATCCTGCTCAACTGTGTGACCCTGGGCATGTTCCGGCCGTGCGAGGACGTCCAGTGCCACTCGGAGCGCTGCCGCATCCTGGAG GCCTTTGACGACTTCATCTTTGCCTTCTTCGCTGTGGAGATGGTCATCAAGATGATTGCCCTGGGCCTGTTCGGGCAGAAATGCTACCTGGGCGACACCTGGAACCGGCTGGACTTCTTCATCGTTATGGCAGG CATGATGGAGTATTCCTTGGATGGACACAACGTGAGCCTGTCGGCCATCCGGACTGTGCGTGTGCTGCGGCCCCTCCGTGCCATCAACCGTGTGCCCA gcatgcGCATTTTGGTCACGCTGCTGCTGGACACGCTGCCCATGCTGGGGAACGTCCTGCTGCTGTGTTTCTTCGTCTTCTTCATCTTCGGCATCGTTGGGGTGCAGCTCTGGGCCGGCCTGCTGCGCAACCGCTGCTTCCTGGACAGCGCCTTCGCCAG GAACGACAACCTGAGCTTCCTGAGGCCCTACTACCAGCCGGAAGAGGGCGAGGAgaaccccttcatctgctcctcacGCCGTGACAACGGCATGCAGAAGTGCTCCCATATCCCCAGCCGCCGCGAGCTGCGCCGGGAGTGCACGCTGGGCTGGGAGGCTGCGGGGGTCACTGGCCGCAACGGCTGTATCAACTGGAACCAGTATTATAACGTGTGTCGCTCGGGGGGCGCCAACCCCCACAACGGCGCCATCAACTTCGACAACATAGGCTATGCCTGGATCGCCATATTCCAG GTTATCACCCTGGAGGGCTGGGTGGACATCATGTACTATGTCATGGATGCCCACTCCTTCTACAATTTCATCTACTTCATCCTGCTCATCATC GTGGGCTCCTTCTTCATGATCAACCTGTGCCTGGTGGTGATCGCTACGCAGTTCTCGGAGACCAAGCAGCGGGAGAACCAGCTGATGCGCGAGCAGAGGGCCCGCTACATGTCCAACGACAGCACGCTGGCCAGCTTCTCGGAGCCGGGCAGCTGCTACGAGGAGCTGCTCAAGTACGTGGGCCACGTGGTGCGCAAGGCACGGCGGCGCGGCCTCCGCCTGTATACCCAGTGGCAGAGCCGGTGGCGCAAGCGGGCAGATCCAGATGAGGCACTGCCCGGCCAGGGCTCTGGGAGGCGCAGGGGCCGGGCTGGCCGCCACATGGCCTCCATCCACCACCtgatttaccaccaccaccaccaccaccatcaccactaccacttCAGCCACAGCAGCCCTCGCCGGCCGGCCGACCGAGACTGCAGGCTGGTACGCGCTAGTGCCAGTGCCCCGCCGCCCATGCCAGGTCCAGGCCCTCCCGATGCCGTGCACAGCGTGTACCATGCTGACTGCCATGTGGAGGGGCCGCAGGAACGCATGCAGACTGCCCACGCCACAGCCACCACCACTGCCGCTGGCCTCAAGCTGGCCGCTGGGCTGGGCGCCATGAACTACCCCACCATCCTGCCCTCTGGGGCCAGTGGCAAGGGTAGCagcagcagcccagggctcaAGGGGCCACTGGACAGAGGGCTGTATGGCCCCTCGGGCCTGGGTCTCTCCAGCCCCCACGAGAAGATCCAGCACTTGGTGGGTGAGCATG GACTGAGCCGGACACCTAACCGCCTGTCAGGCCTGAGCGTGCCCTGCCCGCTGCCCAGCCCCCGggcaggtgccctagcctgtgagcTCAAGGCCTGCCCCTACTGTGCCCGAGCCCTGCACGACCTCCGTGACCCCCACGACCCCCAGCTCAGTGGCTCTGAGAGCGGTGACTCTGACAGCGACGGCGTCTACGAGTTCACTCAGGACGTGCGCCACGGGGACCGCCGAGACCCCCTGCAGCCCACCGCCCCTGCCACAGAGACACCTGGCCAGGGAGGGGGGCCGCGGCGACAGGCTCATGGGCGGCCGGCAGGTGAGCGGGGCGGGCCGGGCCGCCTCTGGGGCACCTTCAGCGGCAAGCTGCGGCACATCGTGGACAGCAAGTACTTCAACCGCGGCATCATGGCGGCCATCCTGGTGAACACCATGAGCATGGGTGTCGAGTATCATGAACAG CCCGACGAGCTGACCAGCGCCCTGGAGATCAGCAACGTGGTCTTCACCAGCCTCTTTGCCCTGGAGATGCTGCTGAAGCTGCTGGCCTGCGGGCCACTTGGCTACACCCGGAACCCCTACAACATCTTCGATGGCGTCATCGTCGTCATCAG cgtcTGGGAGATCGTGGGGCAGGCGGATGGCGGGCTCTCGGTGCTGCGGACCTTCCGGCTGCTGAGGGTGCTGAAGCTGGTGCGCTTCATGCCGGCGCTGCGGCGGCAGCTGGTGGTGCTCATGAAGACCATGGACAACGTGGCCACCTTCTGCATGCTCCTCATGCTCTTCATCTTCATCTTCAG CATCCTGGGCATGCACCTCTTTGGCTGCAAGTTCAGCCTGAAGACAGACACCGGAGACACTGTCCCTGACAGGAAGAACTTCGACTCCCTGCTGTGGGCCATCGTCACTGTGTTTCAG ATCCTCACGCAGGAGGACTGGAACGTGGTCCTCTATAATGGCATGGCTTCcacctcctcctgggccgcccTCTACTTCGTGGCCCTGATGACCTTCGGCAACTACGTGCTCTTCAACCTGCTGGTGGCCATCCTGGTGGAGGGTTTCCAAGCAGAG GGCGACGCCAACAGATCGGACACAGATGAAGACAAGACCTCTATGCAGCTTGAGGAGGACCTGGACAAGCTCCAGGAGCTGCGGGCTGCAG AGATGAAGCTGTACTCGCTGGCGGTGACCCCCAATGGACACTTGGAGGGCCGGGGCAGCCTGCCCCCTCCTGTCATCATGCGCACAGCAGCCACACCCATGCCCACCCCCAAGGGATCCCCCCACCTGGACTCAGCCCCTGGGGCCCTGGAATCTCGGCGCAGCAGCAGTGGCTCCGTGGAGCCCCAGCTGGGAGATCAGAAGTCTCCG TCCAGCCTTCGAAGCTCGCCCTGCGCCCACTGGGGCCCGAACGGGACCTGGAGCAGCCGGCGCTCCAGCTGGAATAGCCTGGGCCGTGCGCCCAGCCTCAAGCGCCGGAGCCAGTGTGGGGAGCGGGAGTCGCTGCTGTCTGGTGAGGGCCGGGGCAGTACGGATGATGAGGCCGAGGATGGCAGGGCCAGCACAGGGGCCTCCTCCCCAGGGGCCCGAGCCACCCCGCTGCGACGCGCTGAGTCCCTGGACCACCGCAGCATGTTGGACCTGCGGCCCCCACGGGCAGTCGCTCTGCTGCCGGCCAAGTCCCCCGACTGCAATGGGCAGACAGTGGCCCTGCCCAGCGAGTTCTTCCTGCACATCGACAGCCACAGGGAGGACCCGGCTGAGTTCGAAGATGACATGGAGGAT AGCTGCTGCTTCCGCCTGCGGGCGCTGCTGGGCCGGCACCAGCCCGAGTGGTGCCGCCAACGTGAGACGTGGGCGCTGTACCTCTTCTCAACTCAGAACCG GTTCCGCATTGTCTGCCAGAAGGTCATCGCCCACAAGCTCTTTGACCACGTGGTGCTGCTCTTCATCTTTCTCAACTGCATCACCATCGCGCTGGAGCGCCCCGACATCGACCCCAGCAGCACC GAGCGGGTCTTCCTCAGCGTCTCCAACTACGTCTTCACGGCGATCTTCGTGTCTGAGATGATGGCAAAG GTGGTGGCGCTGGGCCTGGTTTCCGGCGAGCACGCttacctacagagcagctggaacGTGCTGGATGGACTGCTGGTGCTCGTGTCCCTGGTTGACATCGTGGTGGCCCTGGCCTCCGCCGGCGGCGCCAAGATCCTGGGCGTGCTGCGGGTGCTGCGTCTGCTGCGGACCCTCCGGCCCCTGAG GGTCATCAGCCGCGCCCCGGGCCTGAAGCTGGTGGTGGAGACGCTCATCTCATCCCTCAGGCCCATTGGCAACATCGTCCTCATCTGCTGTGCCTTCTTTATCATCTTTGGCATCCTGGGCGTGCAG CTCTTCAAGGGCAAGTTCTACTACTGCGACGGCGTGGACACCAGAAacatctccaccaaggcccagtgccAGGCTGCCCACTACCGCTGGGTACGCCGCAAGTACAACTTCGACAACCTGGGCCAG GCCCTGATGTCGCTGTTTGTACTCTCGTCCAAGGACGGTTGGGTGAACATCATGTACGACGGGCTGGACGCCGTGGGCATCGACCAGCAG CCCGTGCAGAACCACAACCCCTGGATGCTGCTCTACTTCATCTCCTTCCTGCTCATCGTCAGCTTCTTCGTGCTCAACATGTTCGTGGGCGTCGTGGTGGAGAACTTCCACAAGTGCCGGCAGCACCAGGAGGCCGAGGAGGCGCGGCGGCGCGAGGAGAAGCGGCTGAGGCGGCTCGAGCGGAGGCGACGGAGTAAGGCGCCCCCGGTGGCCG AAGCCCAGCGCAGGCCCTACTACGCTGACTACTCGCCCACCCGCCGCACCATCCACTCTCTCTGCACCAGCCACTACCTCGACCTCTTCATCACCTTCATCATCGGGGTCAACGTCATCACCATGTCCATGGAGCACTACGACCAGCCCAAG GCACTGGACGAAGCCCTCAAGTACTGCAACTACGTGTTCACCATCGTCTTTGTGGTGGAGGCTGTGCTGAAGCTGGTGGCCTTTGGCTTCCGGCGCTTCTTCAAAGACAG GTGGAACCAGCTGGACCTGGCCATTGTGCTGCTGTCCATCATGGGCATCACGCTGGAGGAGATTGAGATGAATGCTGCGCTGCCCATCAACCCCACCATCATCCGCATCATGCGTGTGCTCCGCATCGCTCGGG TGTTGAAGCTGCTCAAGATGGCAGTGGGCATGCGGGCGCTGCTGGACACGGTGGTTCAAGCGCTGCCCCAGGTAG GGAACCTTGGCCTACTTTTCATGCTCCTGTTTTTTATCTATGCTGCCCTGGGAGTGGAGCTGTTCGGGAGGCTAG ACTGCAGTGAGGACAACCCCTGTGAGGGCCTGAGCAGGCATGCCACTTTCACCAACTTCGGGATGGCCTTCCTCACACTGTTCCGAGTGTCCACAGGTGACAACTGGAACGGGATCATGAAG GACACGCTTCGAGAGTGCGTTCGTGAGGACAAGCACTGTCTCAGTTACCTGCCGGTGATCTCGCCAGTGTACTTCGTCACCTTCGTGCTAGTCGCCCAGTTTGTGCTGGTCAACGTGGTGGTAGCCGTGCTCATGAAACACCTGGAGGAGAGCAACAAGGAGGCCCGCGAGGATGCTGAGCTGGACGCCGAGCTGGACGCAGAGATGGCCCGCGCTCCAGTCCCTGCTGTCGCCCCGGATGCCACCACGCCG GAGAGTCCAGGCGCGGGCCCCGAGGCCCTGAACTTGCTGGTGGTGCGCAAGGTGTCGGTGTCGCGCATGCTCTCGCTGCCCAATGACAGCTACATGTTCCGGCCTGTGGCTCCCGCTGACCCCCCAACGCTGCAGGAAGTGGAGATGGAGACTTATGCGGGCACAGCCTCTG GGACCATTCCCTCGCCCAGCTCGCCCCCCGGGGAACCCCGTGCGACCCTCCAGATCCCAACCGAAACACTGCCTCTACCGACTGCGGCTGCTCCGTCCCCGAGGAGGTCCTTGGACACCTTGCGCGCCCTCTCCCCGCGAGCTgcgccccgctcccccatcctcaACCGGCTGCTCTGCAGACAG GAGGCTGTCCGCACCGACTCCTTAGAAGGACAGATTGATGGCTCTCCAGACAGCACCCCAGGCGCCAGGGAATCAGGGGAGAAGGCTCTGGCCCGGCCTACATCGCTGGGGGCCCCCCCGCGGACCCCGCCTCACTCCCCGAGACCTGCTAGCGTGCGCACGCGCCGGCACACGTTCGGACAGCGCTGTGTGGCCAGCCGGCCGCAGGCCGCCGATGAGAGCACTGACCCAGCCGACGAGGAGGTCCGCCACATCACTAGCGCGGCTCGGCCCTGGCAGCCGGAGCCCAGCAGCCCTGAGGCCTCGCCCAGCGCCTCCTCGGCCCGTGGGGGCCTGCACGGCCTCTGCGGCATTGACAGCTGGAGCTGCCGCCCAGGGCCTGGCCGGCCAGATGGGCAGAGGCAGCCAGGAGCAGAGCCAGGTGGGGACGGTGGTCGTGACGAGGTCCCGGAGGCTGAGCCAACCCTGGGTGCTCGGCGCAAGAAAAAGATGAGCCCCCCCTGTATCTCCATTGACCCCCCCACAGAGGATGAGGGTGCCAGCCGGCCACCGGCGGCAGAGGGCAGCAGTACAACCCTGCGGCGGCGCACCCCATCCTGCGAGCCCTCTCCGGGTCCGGCCACCCCCTACAGGGACCCCTTGGAGCCCACTGAGGGCCTGGGGCCCGGAGTGGACCCTGCAGGAAAGGGTGAGCGGTGGTGCCAGGCCCAGGGCCGCTCAGAGCACTTGACTGTCCCAAACTTTGCCTTTGAGTCGCTGGGTACTGGGGCCTCCAGTGGGGACCCATTTTTGGACGGTGGTCAGGGTGAGACCACAGAACCTCACGCTTCCTGCTTAGGGGTCACAGTGCCTCCAGGACCCCACAATGTTGCACCTCCTGTGCCCCCTGgagagcccctggagaaggggcaGGGGGTGCTCCTCACAGTTCCCCACAGCTCCCCAAAGAAACCAGGATCCCCCCCAGGCACCCCAGCCCCAGACAGCAGTGTGGAGGACCCTGTGTAG